The sequence CATCGCCGCCCGCACGAAGATCAACGCCAATATCGGCAACTCCGCGGTGACGAGCAACGTCGATCAAGAGTTGGAGAAGCTGCACACGGCAGTCCATTTTGGGGCCGACACGGTCATGGACCTCTCCACGGGCCGCGATATCGATCATATTCGCCAAGCGATCATCGACGCCTCGCCCGTGCCGATCGGCACGGTGCCCATCTATCAAATGCTCGAAG is a genomic window of Pirellulales bacterium containing:
- a CDS encoding phosphomethylpyrimidine synthase ThiC, giving the protein MTQIELARAGRITPEMEFVARREDLEPELIRDEVARGRMVIPANKVHLQKRLEPMGIGIAARTKINANIGNSAVTSNVDQELEKLHTAVHFGADTVMDLSTGRDIDHIRQAIIDASPVPIGTVPIYQMLE